A genomic segment from Nicotiana tabacum cultivar K326 chromosome 7, ASM71507v2, whole genome shotgun sequence encodes:
- the LOC107803145 gene encoding uncharacterized protein LOC107803145, with amino-acid sequence MASAVGEKTEEELRKELFELNRQQREITERLKDPRGLRRGGFSGGGGPRSFVANGGRQRGLVRPAERNDAEDQPAPKRRISSAVVKIEEGEIADDVSGAPTDANKEDSAVEEGSSREAHVRQNERKPSNWLRRDGNQRPSKMDSDVPPPEPVPRVLPKNEDPKLVSRNKRMLGQLLGTLEKFRKEDMQLSGSEAYMRRSDSLKRAEQRAREESEKLRQQEREQRDEKLKRDLTLRARLAAKAEEKRLELLFLRWSEHHKKLANFIRTKAEPPIFYSFAKPLEEDPNLVEQKKDQIFQEWKAARREDLSLYQKQIAEQYVANAEGEWKNILERRANRNPANLQETMDKELESHRLESGPKTRKIPGVSNNEDEDVEDINVAEDDMMDDVLDLDDNNQRSDEIVKVEAGNGSTQIDNNDQPKI; translated from the exons ATGGCGAGCGCCGTAGGGGAGAAGACGGAGGAAGAGCTCCGCAAAGAACTCTTTGAACTGAATCGTCAACAACGCGAG ATAACTGAGCGGCTTAAGGATCCAAGAGGTCTTCGCCGCGGTGGATTCTCCGGTGGCGGTGGTCCTCGGAGTTTTGTTGCCAACGGCGGCCGCCAACGTGGCCTTGTTAGACCT GCGGAGAGGAATGATGCAGAGGATCAGCCAGCACCTAAAAGGCGTATTTCTTCAGCTGTTGTGAAG ATTGAAGAGGGGGAGATTGCTGACGATGTCTCTGGAGCTCCAACGGATGCAAATAAGGAAGATTCAGCTGTCGAGGAGGGAAGTTCACGGGAGGCACATGTCAGACAGAATGAGAGAAAGCCATCCAATTGGCTTCGGAGGGATGGCAATCAAAGACCCTCAAAAATG GATTCTGATGTTCCTCCACCGGAACCTGTGCCGAGAGTGttgccaaaaaatgaggatccTAAATTGGTTAGTAGGAATAAGAGAATGTTGGGACAGCTGCTGGGGACCTTGGAG AAGTTCCGAAAAGAGGACATGCAGCTTTCAGGGAGCGAGGCTTACATGCGGAGGTCAGATTCTTTGAAAAGG GCTGAGCAAAGGGCGCGTGAAGAAAGTGAGAAGTTAAGACAACAAGAGCGTGAGCAGCGTGATGAAAAGCTGAAAAGAGATTTG ACTCTTCGAGCACGTCTTGCTGCTAAAGCTGAGGAAAAGAGGTTGGAATTGCTATTTCTTCGGTGGAGTGAGCACCACAAAAAACTAGCCAATTTTATAAG GACCAAAGCCGAGCCTCCGATCTTTTATTCTTTTGCCAAACCATTGGAAGAAGATCCAAACTTAGTTGAGcagaaaaaagatcag ATATTCCAAGAATGGAAAGCTGCAAGGAGAGAGGATTTGTCGCTATACCAGAAACAAATTGCTGAACAATATGTTGCAAATGCTGAAGGGGAGtggaaaaatattttggaaaGGAGAGCCAACAGAAATCCAGCAAACCTCCAAGAGACAATGGACAAGGAGCTAGAGAGTCATAGGCTTGAGAGTGGACCCAAGACTAGAAAGATCCCTGGTGTTAGCAACAATgaagatgaggatgttgaggatATCAATGTTGCGGAGGACGATATGATGGATGATGTGCTTGACCTGGATGATAATAACCAGAGGAGTGATGAAATTGTAAAAGTTGAAGCAGGTAACGGTAGTACACAGATTGATAACAATGATCAGCCGAAGATATGA